The following are encoded together in the Capsulimonas corticalis genome:
- a CDS encoding deoxyribodipyrimidine photo-lyase codes for MNPKRIRRFNSHEYAGGGSILYWMGREHRVQDNWTLLAAQETAQAHGVPLVVVFMLVPVYLGATIRQYGFMLRGLQDVERGLRELGIPFYLLMGDPEARILECVKRWDVGAVFADFLPLKTPRHWKTRVAEQVSVPMFEVDAHNVVPAWEASPKQEAGAYTIRHKLRKLWPAYLEEFPSVERQAAAWPHDCDPIDWDSARASLRVNEDVPEVSWIVGGEIAAHAALESFLTHRFRGYAEKRNIPGQPGQSDLSPYLHFGHIAPQRLALEVPKSNAADEDKAAFLDELLVRRELTDNYCLYNDHYDTLDGATNWPRKTLDDHRADPRPFLYTLEQLETARTHDDLWNAAQREMVYRGKMHGYMRMYWSKKILEWTATPEEALAHAIFLNDKYFLDGRDPNGYANLLWSIAGLHDRPWMERPIFGKVRYMNRRGCERKFDVQAYIDYVDNLP; via the coding sequence ATGAACCCCAAGCGCATCCGGCGCTTCAACTCACACGAGTACGCCGGCGGCGGCTCCATTCTTTATTGGATGGGGCGCGAACACCGCGTCCAGGACAACTGGACCCTCCTCGCCGCGCAGGAGACAGCGCAAGCGCATGGCGTCCCGCTAGTTGTCGTCTTTATGCTTGTCCCTGTGTACCTGGGCGCCACGATCCGTCAATACGGCTTTATGCTGCGCGGCCTTCAAGACGTGGAGCGTGGGCTGCGTGAGCTCGGCATTCCCTTTTACTTGCTTATGGGCGATCCCGAAGCGCGGATTTTAGAGTGCGTGAAGCGATGGGATGTTGGCGCGGTCTTCGCCGATTTTCTTCCGCTCAAAACGCCTCGCCATTGGAAGACGCGCGTCGCCGAGCAAGTGAGCGTTCCGATGTTTGAAGTCGATGCGCACAACGTCGTCCCCGCCTGGGAGGCGTCGCCCAAACAAGAGGCCGGGGCGTACACGATCCGTCACAAGCTGCGCAAGCTGTGGCCGGCTTATCTCGAAGAATTCCCGTCCGTCGAGCGCCAGGCTGCCGCATGGCCGCACGACTGCGATCCCATCGATTGGGACTCCGCGCGCGCCTCGCTGCGCGTGAACGAGGATGTGCCTGAGGTTTCATGGATCGTCGGCGGTGAAATCGCGGCGCACGCCGCTTTGGAATCCTTCCTCACCCATCGCTTCCGAGGGTATGCCGAGAAGCGAAATATCCCGGGCCAGCCGGGACAATCCGATCTCTCCCCCTACCTGCACTTCGGGCACATCGCGCCACAGCGGCTTGCATTAGAGGTCCCGAAAAGCAACGCCGCGGATGAAGACAAAGCCGCCTTTCTAGACGAGCTGCTTGTGCGCCGGGAGCTGACGGACAACTACTGCCTGTACAACGACCACTACGACACGCTGGACGGAGCGACTAACTGGCCGCGCAAGACTCTGGACGACCACCGCGCCGATCCTCGTCCGTTTCTCTACACCTTGGAGCAACTCGAAACTGCGCGGACGCACGACGATCTCTGGAACGCCGCGCAGCGCGAGATGGTGTATCGGGGCAAGATGCATGGGTATATGCGAATGTACTGGTCCAAAAAGATCCTGGAATGGACCGCGACGCCCGAAGAGGCCCTGGCGCATGCGATCTTCCTCAACGACAAATACTTTCTTGATGGACGCGACCCGAACGGGTACGCCAATCTCCTCTGGTCGATCGCCGGCCTGCACGACCGTCCCTGGATGGAGCGGCCTATCTTCGGCAAAGTCCGCTATATGAACCGCAGAGGCTGCGAGCGCAAGTTCGATGTCCAGGCCTATATCGACTACGTAGACAATCTTCCATGA
- a CDS encoding ABC transporter substrate-binding protein: MKNIFIICAVLFAAMYAVAEATMVRPKDDGKVHLRWATDPNPARVVQVGAFGAMFPTTAVAVDPNASGDPTKVIVQCATGSGADVIDITADTTQSMVESGILLDLTPYAKQMDFDPSHTYPAVQDALMVGGKQYSFPANVSVNAIIYNKRIFDDHGVPYPKPGWTQDDFVRVCQQLQKNPSKSGNSDIPFANTGGTGIVNDFIVGNGGQYFEPDGLHAAFDSPQVVAAVQQYYDMMYKSKVIPTPMEASNMSAQGGWGSGGMTIFSGGKAAMIDTGRWFICSLPNYPDLMGHLGAVPMPRVGNRPSGVSCGARAVGVNAKSPHWRDALKFLQYLASPQYSKIIVDDGDSLPPNPKLASSGKALVTDVVPDPSFHEAFVEAINSAKPFRYSPFIDASVSSRWYGDYMGKVENQLMTPAQAMKALTAQINQQIRTNLERRPDLQKKYEQVTGKKYTPNWS; encoded by the coding sequence ATGAAGAATATCTTTATCATCTGCGCCGTGCTGTTCGCGGCGATGTATGCGGTGGCCGAGGCGACGATGGTGCGGCCGAAGGATGACGGCAAAGTGCATCTGCGCTGGGCGACGGACCCGAACCCGGCGCGCGTCGTGCAGGTCGGCGCGTTTGGGGCGATGTTCCCCACGACCGCCGTCGCGGTCGACCCCAACGCCAGCGGCGATCCGACCAAGGTCATCGTCCAGTGCGCGACGGGGTCGGGCGCGGACGTCATCGACATCACCGCCGACACGACCCAGTCCATGGTGGAATCGGGAATCCTGCTGGATCTTACGCCCTACGCCAAGCAGATGGATTTCGATCCGTCGCACACCTACCCGGCTGTTCAGGATGCGCTGATGGTGGGCGGAAAGCAATATTCGTTCCCGGCCAATGTCTCCGTGAATGCGATTATCTACAACAAGCGGATCTTCGACGATCACGGCGTGCCGTATCCCAAGCCCGGTTGGACCCAGGACGATTTTGTGCGTGTCTGCCAGCAGCTGCAAAAGAATCCGTCGAAAAGCGGCAATTCGGATATCCCGTTCGCCAATACCGGCGGAACCGGAATCGTCAACGACTTTATCGTAGGGAATGGCGGCCAGTATTTTGAGCCGGATGGCCTGCACGCGGCGTTCGATTCTCCGCAGGTGGTTGCGGCGGTGCAGCAGTATTACGATATGATGTACAAGTCCAAGGTCATCCCAACTCCGATGGAGGCGTCGAACATGTCCGCCCAGGGCGGCTGGGGATCGGGCGGAATGACGATCTTCTCGGGCGGCAAGGCGGCCATGATCGATACGGGGCGCTGGTTCATCTGCTCCCTTCCCAATTACCCGGACCTGATGGGCCATCTCGGAGCCGTGCCGATGCCGCGCGTCGGCAATCGACCCAGCGGCGTTTCCTGCGGCGCGCGCGCGGTGGGCGTCAACGCCAAAAGCCCGCACTGGCGGGATGCGCTGAAGTTCCTACAGTATCTCGCGAGCCCGCAGTACAGCAAGATCATTGTGGACGACGGCGATTCGCTGCCCCCGAACCCAAAGCTCGCTTCCAGCGGAAAAGCACTGGTCACCGATGTCGTTCCCGACCCCTCGTTTCACGAGGCGTTTGTTGAGGCGATCAACAGCGCCAAGCCCTTTCGGTACAGCCCTTTTATCGATGCGTCGGTCAGCAGCCGTTGGTATGGGGATTATATGGGCAAGGTGGAGAACCAGCTTATGACTCCCGCCCAGGCCATGAAAGCCCTGACGGCTCAGATCAACCAGCAGATCCGTACGAACCTTGAGCGCCGCCCCGACCTGCAAAAGAAGTACGAGCAGGTTACGGGCAAGAAATACACGCCGAACTGGTCGTAA
- a CDS encoding carbohydrate ABC transporter permease, whose protein sequence is MNKDFAARRRSSLVWRLALLSVLGLMISMPFVWMVSASFKPRVEVEQPQIVPLHATSHNYPIVLNLQEDPVQKKKLDLHFGRWYFNSVFMAFGTTLLQVLTSALAAYAFARIKWRGRDQVFMLYLATMMIPGVVLMIPNFQAMVSLSFINTYHGLIIPAAFSAFGTFLLRQFMMSVSPALDEAATIDGANHWQIFWDVVMPLARPGLIALTVMTFLGSYQSFFWPLIMLNDAQMFPMSVGMLSLDTSYGQQTELIMAATVMNVAPLIIVFTIFQKYLVSGLQLGGVKG, encoded by the coding sequence ATGAACAAAGACTTCGCGGCGCGCCGCCGCTCGTCGCTGGTGTGGCGCCTCGCCCTGCTTTCGGTGCTGGGCCTCATGATCTCGATGCCGTTTGTGTGGATGGTGAGCGCCTCCTTCAAGCCCCGCGTCGAAGTGGAGCAGCCGCAGATCGTGCCGCTGCACGCCACATCGCATAACTATCCGATCGTGCTCAATTTGCAGGAGGACCCGGTCCAGAAGAAGAAGCTCGACCTTCACTTCGGACGCTGGTACTTCAACTCCGTGTTCATGGCTTTCGGCACGACGCTGCTGCAAGTTCTGACGAGCGCGCTGGCGGCGTACGCCTTCGCGCGGATCAAATGGAGGGGGAGGGATCAGGTCTTCATGCTGTATTTGGCGACCATGATGATCCCCGGCGTCGTCCTGATGATTCCCAATTTCCAGGCCATGGTCTCGCTGAGTTTTATTAACACTTACCATGGCCTGATTATCCCGGCGGCGTTCAGCGCCTTTGGAACGTTCCTGCTGCGCCAGTTCATGATGTCGGTGTCTCCGGCGCTGGACGAGGCGGCGACGATCGACGGCGCCAACCACTGGCAGATCTTCTGGGATGTCGTGATGCCGCTCGCCCGTCCGGGCCTGATCGCGCTGACGGTCATGACTTTCCTGGGCAGCTACCAGTCGTTCTTCTGGCCGCTGATCATGCTCAACGACGCGCAGATGTTTCCGATGTCGGTGGGTATGCTTTCGCTGGACACCAGTTACGGGCAGCAGACGGAGCTGATTATGGCGGCGACCGTGATGAATGTCGCGCCCCTGATCATCGTCTTCACCATCTTCCAGAAATATCTGGTCAGCGGCTTGCAGCTCGGCGGCGTGAAGGGTTAG
- a CDS encoding carbohydrate ABC transporter permease, which translates to MNFQQVEHKHSAPLAPRAKAKEKTTTRGGGTGRRERSAILAALAFLLPNLIGFLAFTFFPVIFSLWMSFTNWSLKPAVKFEYVGLRNFTDLLAVNSVGAGAPAVLAGFFVCAFAVIAALVGALWANMAQWRGIRLGGVVLAAAGVGFAGLGAVAALHGADSGQGVILGGVAALICGWSMAAKDAPWEFGRGAIPGAVLAAGAFGLWELSGSMTSAYQPRDPYFWQFFYNTIFLMIGIPFGIAGSLALALLLHEDLPTGEKGQRLIGATIMVVLGLIMGGVIWTQGNPNLGLAIGLFWLVAALGIGFNVVAFRTLFYLPTFTAGVALMILWKALYNPKTGPINIGLNAIFHVLGIHAEAPQWLGDVTWAKPALVIMGVWTGIGGTSMLLYLAGLSNVPKELTEAAEIDGAGPWARFRHVTWPQLAPTTFFITITSIIGGLQGGFEQARVMTSGGPAGSTTTLSYYIYNKAFQDLDMGYASAISWILFAIVFAATALNWKFGKGLEVD; encoded by the coding sequence ATGAATTTTCAACAAGTCGAACACAAACACTCGGCGCCGCTGGCGCCCAGGGCTAAGGCCAAGGAAAAGACGACCACGCGCGGCGGCGGGACCGGCCGGCGCGAGCGGTCCGCGATCCTGGCGGCGCTCGCATTTTTGCTGCCCAACTTGATTGGTTTCCTGGCGTTCACCTTCTTCCCGGTGATTTTCTCGCTCTGGATGTCCTTCACCAACTGGTCGCTCAAGCCCGCCGTCAAGTTCGAGTATGTGGGCCTGCGCAATTTCACCGACCTCCTGGCCGTCAACTCTGTCGGCGCGGGGGCTCCGGCGGTGCTCGCCGGTTTCTTCGTGTGCGCCTTTGCGGTGATCGCCGCCCTTGTGGGCGCGCTCTGGGCGAACATGGCGCAGTGGCGCGGCATTCGCCTCGGCGGCGTCGTGCTTGCGGCGGCGGGAGTGGGGTTTGCGGGACTGGGCGCCGTCGCGGCCCTGCACGGCGCGGATTCCGGCCAGGGCGTGATCCTGGGCGGCGTCGCCGCGCTGATCTGCGGCTGGAGCATGGCCGCCAAGGACGCTCCCTGGGAGTTCGGGCGGGGCGCGATCCCGGGCGCGGTGCTCGCGGCCGGCGCCTTCGGTCTCTGGGAGCTGTCCGGCTCCATGACCAGCGCCTACCAGCCGCGCGATCCTTACTTCTGGCAGTTCTTCTACAACACCATCTTCCTGATGATCGGCATCCCCTTCGGCATCGCCGGATCGCTGGCGCTGGCCCTGCTGCTGCATGAAGACTTGCCGACCGGCGAAAAGGGACAGCGGCTGATCGGCGCGACGATCATGGTCGTTCTGGGACTGATCATGGGGGGCGTCATCTGGACGCAGGGCAATCCCAACCTCGGATTGGCGATCGGATTGTTCTGGCTGGTCGCGGCGCTCGGGATCGGCTTCAATGTCGTGGCCTTCCGGACGCTGTTCTACCTGCCGACCTTCACGGCGGGCGTCGCCTTGATGATCCTCTGGAAAGCCCTTTACAACCCCAAGACCGGGCCGATCAACATCGGCCTGAATGCGATCTTCCATGTGCTGGGTATCCACGCGGAAGCGCCGCAATGGCTGGGCGACGTCACCTGGGCCAAGCCCGCGCTGGTGATCATGGGCGTCTGGACCGGCATCGGCGGCACGAGCATGCTGCTCTACCTCGCCGGCCTGTCGAACGTTCCCAAGGAGCTGACCGAGGCCGCCGAGATCGACGGCGCCGGCCCGTGGGCGCGGTTCCGCCATGTGACGTGGCCGCAGCTGGCGCCGACGACGTTCTTCATCACGATCACCAGCATCATCGGTGGTTTGCAGGGCGGCTTCGAGCAGGCCCGCGTTATGACCAGCGGCGGCCCGGCCGGATCGACCACGACGCTGAGCTATTACATTTACAACAAGGCGTTCCAGGACCTGGACATGGGATACGCCTCGGCGATTTCCTGGATCCTCTTCGCGATCGTCTTCGCCGCCACGGCGCTCAACTGGAAGTTCGGCAAGGGCCTCGAAGTCGATTGA
- a CDS encoding acyl-CoA thioesterase, which translates to MVPSEYKTVRASQSTLTELMIPSYANFGGKIHGGILLSLMDKIAYVCAAKHAGGYCVTVSVDGVDFLEPIEVGELVSLHASVNYVGRTSMVVGIKVIAENVVTGACKHTNTSYFTMVAKDSEGRLREAPGLVLESREEIRRYLEAIKRRELKAQYREQLNNEKTRLAVDSHTERLAGERCVVRLREDSAQSPE; encoded by the coding sequence ATGGTCCCCAGCGAATATAAAACCGTCCGCGCCTCGCAGTCCACACTGACCGAGCTCATGATTCCCAGCTACGCCAACTTCGGCGGCAAGATCCACGGCGGGATTTTACTGTCGCTCATGGACAAGATCGCCTACGTCTGCGCCGCCAAGCACGCCGGCGGGTACTGTGTCACGGTTTCGGTGGACGGGGTCGATTTCCTGGAGCCGATCGAAGTGGGCGAGCTGGTCTCGCTGCACGCCTCCGTCAACTATGTTGGGCGGACGTCGATGGTCGTTGGAATCAAAGTCATCGCCGAGAATGTCGTGACGGGCGCCTGCAAGCACACCAATACGTCCTACTTCACCATGGTGGCGAAAGACTCCGAAGGCAGGCTCCGCGAAGCGCCCGGGCTGGTGCTGGAAAGCCGCGAGGAGATTCGCCGCTACTTAGAAGCGATCAAGCGCCGGGAGCTCAAGGCGCAGTACCGGGAGCAGCTCAACAATGAAAAGACGCGGCTTGCCGTGGACAGCCATACCGAAAGGCTGGCGGGGGAGCGCTGCGTGGTGCGTCTCCGCGAAGACAGCGCCCAATCCCCGGAATAA
- a CDS encoding helix-turn-helix domain-containing protein: MSNLTAHAQLGIPEYVGMISGHYDVSGGYGTRRDHGARDWLLVATIDGRGRFGFAGGERIAQAGELILLKPGAPHDYSCVAAGRWEFLWTHFQPRAFWYDLLSWPEFAPGMMSLSLTEPVMRQKIAAQFWEAHRLESGRLRRREAFAMTALEMLLLLCDTQNPLTQQPALDPRIQAALDCIFSRLSDKLSLGDLAGVAGLSPSRFAHLFREQMGAPPLEFLDLRRLDRAKRLLDRSSVSVGAVAEEIGFDPLYFSRWFKRHTGLGPRAYRRRLGGSF; the protein is encoded by the coding sequence ATGTCAAATCTTACTGCGCATGCTCAGTTGGGGATTCCGGAATATGTCGGCATGATCTCCGGACACTACGATGTGTCGGGCGGCTACGGGACCCGCCGCGATCACGGGGCGCGCGACTGGCTGCTCGTGGCGACCATCGACGGCCGGGGCCGGTTTGGGTTTGCCGGCGGCGAGCGGATCGCGCAGGCCGGGGAGCTGATCCTCCTGAAGCCCGGAGCGCCGCACGACTATAGCTGTGTCGCCGCCGGCCGATGGGAGTTCCTCTGGACACACTTTCAGCCGCGCGCCTTCTGGTACGATCTGCTCTCCTGGCCGGAGTTCGCGCCGGGGATGATGTCTCTGTCGCTGACGGAGCCGGTGATGCGCCAGAAGATCGCGGCGCAGTTTTGGGAGGCGCACCGGCTGGAGTCGGGACGCCTGCGGCGGCGCGAAGCGTTCGCCATGACGGCGCTGGAGATGCTGCTGCTGCTGTGCGACACCCAGAACCCGCTGACCCAGCAGCCGGCGCTGGACCCGCGCATCCAGGCGGCCTTAGACTGCATCTTCAGCCGTCTGAGCGACAAACTGTCGCTGGGCGACCTGGCCGGCGTGGCCGGACTGTCGCCGTCCCGCTTCGCGCATCTCTTCCGCGAACAGATGGGCGCGCCCCCGCTGGAGTTTCTCGACCTGCGCCGTCTCGACCGCGCCAAGCGCCTGCTGGACCGCTCCTCCGTGTCCGTCGGCGCGGTCGCCGAGGAGATCGGATTCGATCCGCTGTACTTTTCCCGCTGGTTCAAACGCCATACGGGCCTGGGGCCGCGCGCTTATCGGCGGCGTTTGGGAGGATCATTTTGA
- a CDS encoding phytanoyl-CoA dioxygenase family protein → MTAISDITLTDEQRAQFERDGYFVARGLLAPQEAANIRATFMAQNAGGPIPGLSEIRGDYNPSDPLSFYPRMMHPHTHPELAVGPLSLQYMLDARFHPILNALMRDEPVAVQSMFYFKPPGARGQELHQDNYYLRVSPGVCMAAWIAVDDVDAENGGMKVVPGSQREEIACPEKADPATSFTSDYVPVPAGMQAAHCDMKAGDVLFFDGRLIHGSTPNTSADRFRCSLIFHYVPESSQEMSEGYHTRLTFHGRQVDHIAPAAGGGPCGVLQPLPLH, encoded by the coding sequence ATGACAGCAATATCGGACATCACTTTGACGGACGAGCAGCGCGCGCAGTTCGAGCGCGACGGATATTTCGTGGCGCGCGGCCTGCTGGCTCCGCAAGAGGCGGCGAATATTCGCGCGACGTTTATGGCGCAGAACGCCGGCGGCCCCATCCCCGGCCTTTCGGAGATTCGCGGCGATTACAACCCCTCGGACCCGCTCTCGTTTTATCCGCGCATGATGCATCCGCACACTCACCCCGAGCTCGCCGTCGGCCCCTTATCGCTCCAGTATATGCTGGACGCGCGCTTCCATCCTATTTTGAATGCGCTGATGCGCGACGAGCCCGTGGCCGTGCAGAGCATGTTCTACTTCAAGCCCCCCGGCGCGCGCGGCCAGGAGCTGCACCAGGACAACTACTATCTGCGCGTCAGCCCCGGCGTCTGCATGGCCGCATGGATCGCCGTGGACGATGTGGACGCCGAAAACGGCGGCATGAAGGTCGTGCCCGGCTCGCAGCGCGAAGAGATCGCCTGCCCCGAGAAGGCTGACCCCGCCACTTCCTTCACCAGCGACTACGTTCCGGTCCCCGCCGGCATGCAGGCCGCGCACTGCGACATGAAAGCCGGCGATGTGCTCTTCTTCGACGGCCGCCTGATCCACGGCTCCACGCCCAACACCAGCGCCGACCGCTTCCGCTGTTCTTTAATCTTCCACTATGTGCCGGAAAGCTCCCAAGAAATGTCCGAAGGCTACCACACCCGCCTCACCTTCCACGGCCGCCAGGTCGACCACATCGCCCCAGCCGCCGGCGGCGGCCCCTGCGGCGTGCTCCAGCCGCTCCCCCTGCACTAG
- a CDS encoding beta-galactosidase produces MLAIAILMFPPALATAAPGWTVGLQELDLGRMSQGWGSPQVDKSVGGGPLSIGGRKFANGVGAHAAGEFAIDLHGAARRFSAWVGVDDDAQPPGSVTFQLLGDGKTLWESGVMRAGAPAKEADVDLRGVQRLTLRVGDAGDGDGMDHADWAEARIEGTGLRPKPSPYALDLSKLRALNLAPKTSWSASNPAGDHLAANAEYLVRNGKPWIMVSGEMHPARYPSGQWEEQILKMKAGGLNTISAYIFPSMHEEDEGVFTWTGQRDIRRFVKLCAKHGMFVFLRVGPFCNGECINGGLPQYLHDQGVKVRTNDPRYFDYVRKWYQQVGRQMTGLMFKDGGPIVALQVENEFELAPFAWGFAGAGGEGHMRVLKRLAIEAGLITPIYVCTAWGGAPVPSGEFLPGQGGYAWIAPGEPSPNYLFTDMHNAKQAKYDATQYPVANIETGPGFFCYGQYRPAIPPESSEAIAMMMTARGGNLLGYYMYQGGTHFVGKHGSTGTFPSLSYDFQGPLREFGQANAIYDYLKPVNYFLSDFGDLLAPMVVALPEDPVADSRNVTGLRYGARAHGDSGFLFLNNYQDRVQLPDRHNLQFELKFAHNSLRIPDKGGFDLKQGESAILPFNLDLDGAHLDYALAQLFTRTQTDDGRAVYVFFTPEGMNGQYVFDTKTLAGVKAKSATVSKAGSRTTVSVQPGTDCLMQVKSKSGREFEILTLTRRQALRLTRQDIFGRRRLVLSDNDVVASGGKLRVSQIGGAKLGFAVFPAPKATLVAETGHLAHPGGESEGVFRYYTIQVSKVKPDIQIEGIGGAEVKITSSPSALAGVNDVFLRVSYLGNEATLKRDGALLCDNLFNHAPWEIGLKRFREKLTGAPLVLGVTPPAPIVEIVNNQQVNSGAPNLAAPKGELLVGSYEVTSAPPAGIANKGYIASVTVLPEYAVWVDAGQ; encoded by the coding sequence ATGCTCGCGATCGCGATCTTAATGTTTCCGCCAGCGCTGGCGACCGCCGCGCCGGGATGGACGGTGGGTTTGCAGGAACTGGACTTGGGGCGGATGAGCCAGGGCTGGGGTTCGCCGCAGGTGGACAAGTCGGTTGGCGGCGGCCCGCTCTCGATTGGCGGTCGAAAGTTTGCGAACGGAGTGGGCGCGCACGCGGCGGGAGAATTCGCCATCGATCTCCACGGCGCGGCGCGGCGTTTCAGCGCGTGGGTGGGCGTGGATGATGACGCCCAGCCGCCCGGCTCGGTGACGTTCCAATTGCTGGGCGACGGCAAGACGCTTTGGGAATCCGGCGTGATGCGCGCCGGCGCGCCGGCCAAGGAGGCGGACGTGGATCTCCGGGGCGTCCAGCGCCTGACGCTGCGGGTCGGGGACGCCGGCGATGGCGACGGCATGGATCACGCCGATTGGGCCGAGGCCAGAATTGAAGGAACGGGGCTCCGGCCCAAACCATCGCCATATGCGCTCGACCTCAGCAAGCTGCGCGCATTGAATCTGGCGCCCAAAACCAGTTGGAGCGCCAGTAATCCGGCGGGCGATCATCTGGCCGCCAACGCGGAATATCTCGTGCGCAATGGGAAACCGTGGATCATGGTTTCGGGTGAGATGCATCCGGCGCGATATCCGAGCGGGCAATGGGAAGAGCAAATATTGAAAATGAAAGCCGGTGGCTTAAACACCATCTCCGCCTACATTTTCCCAAGCATGCACGAGGAGGACGAAGGCGTTTTCACCTGGACCGGCCAGCGAGACATCCGCCGCTTCGTCAAGCTTTGCGCGAAGCACGGGATGTTTGTTTTTCTCCGGGTCGGCCCGTTCTGCAACGGCGAATGCATCAACGGCGGCCTGCCGCAGTATCTGCATGACCAGGGTGTGAAGGTGCGCACGAACGATCCGCGTTATTTTGATTATGTGCGCAAGTGGTATCAGCAGGTGGGGCGCCAGATGACCGGGCTGATGTTCAAGGATGGCGGTCCGATCGTGGCGCTCCAGGTGGAAAATGAGTTTGAACTCGCGCCGTTTGCCTGGGGTTTTGCGGGCGCCGGCGGGGAAGGACATATGCGCGTCCTCAAGCGCCTGGCCATCGAAGCCGGTCTGATCACGCCAATCTATGTCTGCACGGCGTGGGGGGGAGCGCCGGTTCCATCGGGGGAATTTCTGCCGGGCCAGGGCGGATATGCCTGGATCGCTCCCGGTGAGCCGAGTCCCAATTACCTGTTCACCGACATGCACAACGCCAAGCAGGCCAAATACGACGCCACGCAGTACCCGGTGGCGAATATCGAGACCGGGCCGGGATTCTTTTGCTACGGTCAATACCGCCCCGCCATTCCGCCGGAAAGCTCGGAAGCGATCGCCATGATGATGACGGCCCGCGGCGGCAATCTTCTCGGATATTACATGTATCAGGGCGGAACGCACTTCGTCGGCAAACACGGCTCCACGGGAACGTTTCCTTCCCTGAGTTACGATTTCCAAGGCCCCCTGCGCGAGTTTGGTCAGGCAAACGCCATCTATGATTATCTCAAGCCGGTGAATTATTTCCTGAGTGATTTTGGAGACTTATTGGCGCCGATGGTGGTGGCGCTTCCGGAGGATCCGGTCGCCGATAGCAGAAATGTGACCGGCCTGCGTTACGGAGCGAGGGCGCATGGCGACAGCGGATTTCTATTTCTGAACAACTACCAGGACCGGGTACAACTGCCGGATCGCCACAATCTGCAGTTTGAACTCAAATTCGCCCATAACAGCCTGCGCATTCCAGACAAAGGCGGCTTCGACTTGAAACAGGGTGAGAGCGCCATCCTGCCGTTCAACTTGGATTTGGACGGCGCGCATTTGGATTATGCGCTCGCCCAGCTTTTCACGCGCACCCAAACGGATGATGGCCGCGCCGTGTATGTCTTCTTCACGCCCGAAGGAATGAACGGCCAGTATGTTTTCGACACGAAAACACTCGCCGGCGTGAAGGCAAAGTCCGCCACCGTGTCGAAGGCGGGCAGCCGCACCACCGTTTCGGTTCAGCCTGGAACGGATTGCCTTATGCAGGTGAAATCCAAATCGGGACGGGAGTTTGAGATTCTCACCCTGACCCGCCGCCAGGCGCTGCGCCTGACCCGGCAGGACATCTTTGGCCGGCGGCGACTCGTGCTTTCGGACAACGATGTGGTTGCCTCGGGAGGCAAATTGCGCGTTTCACAAATCGGCGGGGCGAAGCTGGGTTTTGCGGTATTCCCGGCGCCAAAAGCAACGCTGGTCGCCGAAACGGGCCACCTCGCCCATCCGGGCGGCGAAAGTGAGGGTGTGTTCCGATATTACACGATCCAGGTTTCCAAGGTGAAGCCGGACATCCAGATCGAAGGGATCGGCGGCGCCGAGGTGAAAATCACGTCGTCTCCCTCGGCCCTGGCGGGAGTCAACGATGTGTTCCTGCGTGTGAGCTATCTGGGCAATGAGGCCACGCTCAAGCGGGACGGAGCGCTGCTGTGCGACAATCTGTTCAACCACGCGCCCTGGGAAATCGGCCTGAAGCGCTTTCGCGAAAAACTGACCGGCGCGCCGCTGGTCCTGGGTGTTACTCCGCCCGCGCCGATTGTGGAAATTGTGAACAACCAGCAGGTAAATTCCGGCGCGCCCAATCTGGCGGCCCCAAAGGGAGAGCTGCTGGTGGGCAGCTATGAAGTGACCTCCGCCCCGCCGGCCGGCATAGCGAACAAGGGATATATCGCCTCCGTGACGGTTCTCCCGGAATACGCGGTCTGGGTTGATGCTGGCCAATGA